In Acanthochromis polyacanthus isolate Apoly-LR-REF ecotype Palm Island chromosome 18, KAUST_Apoly_ChrSc, whole genome shotgun sequence, the following proteins share a genomic window:
- the tmem174 gene encoding transmembrane protein 174 produces MVTPALHPRTSDRLLDSEKIGASLLLSGVFLALVGVTFTAMGWQHFQSNLSYEWTQLLGPILISVGGTFILTSVCKFGIATCFPCRRREEEEFVIPVREQPPVGHPFVFHGINQPVMLGGTTTMLCIPPPCSFTTPEVRQASEFQPGSSVSSIQAALPPYDAVCCVDNAGFTAEEGSSAHSTETGQRRSRFPVPMEVRRDEHAIIRSSRPGSAGLRSPGSVLGLCGFHLNVSQELIQTWSDGRINPWDPAFNGLS; encoded by the exons ATGGTTACACCTGCTCTGCATCCTCGCACTTCAGACAGGCTGCTGGATAGCGAGAAGATCGGAGCCTCCCTGCTGTTATCTGGAGTCTTCCTCGCTCTGGTGGGTGTCACCTTCACAGCAATGGGCTGGCAACACTTCCAAAGTAACCTCAGCTATGAGTGGACGCAGTTGCTGGGCCCCATCCTGATCTCGGTTGGCGGCACTTTCATCCTCACCAGCGTCTGCAAGTTTGGGATCGCCACCTGTTTTCCCTGCAGACGGCGGGAGGAAGAAGAATTTGTGATACCTGTGAGAGAGCAACCCCCAGTTGGACATCCCTTCGTGTTTCATGGCATAAATCAACCTGTCATGTTAGGAggtaccaccaccatgctgtgCATTCCACCTCCATGTAGTTTTACGACCCCGGAAGTACGGCAGGCCAGTGAGTTCCAGCCTGGCAGCTCCGTGAGCAGCATCCAGGCAGCTCTTCCTCCATACGATGCCGTGTGCTGTGTGGACAATGCAGGCTTCACGGCAGAAGAAGGCAGCTCAGCTCACAGCACAGAAACAGGCCAGAGAAGAAGCCG tttccCTGTCCCGATGGAGGTCCGACGAGACGAACATGCAATAATCCGCTCCAGTCGTCCAGGATCAGCGGGCCTTCGGAGTCCGGGCTCGGTCCTGGGACTCTGTGGCTTTCATCTCAATGTGAGTCAGGAGTTGATTCAAACATGGAGTGATGGGAGAATTAACCCCTGGGACCCAGCTTTCAATGGGCTCAGCTAA